CTGGCCGCCGAGCTGGTCAAGATGTATCACTCCGAAGCAGAAGCGGCCGCGGCCACCGAATACTTTGTTAACACTTTCTCTAAAAAAGAGATTCCGAGCGCTGAGATTGATGAGTTCTCACCTCAGGATTACAGTCTCGGCGCCGTCTTGTTAGCATCTGGCCTCGCCTCATCTAAATCCGAAATTCGCCGTCTTCTGGAGCAGGGAGGAATAAAAGTTGATAGTCAGGTAGTTTCCGATATTAATTTTGAGCTCAAGGTTGGCAATATTCTGCAACGGGGGAAAATCAAATTTATTAAAATTGTTTAATTTAAAGAAACAGCCCTTTTTAAGAAGGCTGTTTTTTTGAAACAAAAAAGATCTTTAAAAAATATTCGACTTCAGTTAAAAGCAACAGGCTGGTTGTTTTTAACTGGAGTAGAATCAACAATGATTTGAGACCAGCTTTAACCCTTTAATATTCTTAGACTAAAAATAAGCATCTTTTAAAAATTTAAAAAACATGACAGAGGTAGAAGCAAAGAAATTTTTGGCGGTTGATGCTCAACCAACTTATTTTATCGGCTGGTCTGTGCTAGAGCACAAACAGAGTGATTGGACTGGTTTTAACCCGAAACAGGTTAATCTCTATCAGTCGCCGCGACAACAAAATGGCGGCTTGTCCGGTCTGGACTTACAAAAAGAATTGGCCAGCGCGCTAATTTTAAATGGTAATGTTCTCGACTATTTATTGTCGCAACCACGAATTATCCCCGAAGAGTGGGAGTGTAAAAAAATCTTTTTTGCCGGGACGGTTTATCAAAATTGCCATGGTGATTATTTCATCAGGTACTTGATTGGCTGTCGGCATAATTGGTTTTGGGGCTATCAAAATTTAGAGGATAAAATCTCGGCTGATTCTTATGTAGCCATTGGGTTTTGTCCCTAATTTGTTCTTTTTAACCCCCCCCGAGTATTTGGTGTAAACCAAAAAGCTCGGGGTTTTTTATTTCCCCCCAATTAATGCTATAATAACTGCAGGAAATTAAATTTTATAACTATGAAAAAACTACTTTTTGGCGGCACTCTATTATTGCTCGCTTTTATGTTGAGCGCTTGTGGCTCAGCGCCTGATCAAAATAATTTGTCGGGGGGTTGTTCAAAAGAAACAAAAACCTGCGCTGACGGTTCGGTAGTGACGCGCACTGGGGAAAATTGCGAATTTACCCCTTGCCCTGAGGAGGCTGCGGCCAGCGATATGATTAGAGTCTTTAATCCGGGGGCCGGAGAAGTAATTACACGCCCCTTGCAGATTATTGGTGAAGCGCGCGGGCCTTGGTTTTTTGAAGCTTCCTTTTTAATTCAACTGCTTGATGGCAAGGGTAATCTTATTGGTCAAACAATTGCCACGGCTGAAAGTGATTGGATGACGGAAGATTATGTCCCCTTCTCAGCGCTGATGGAATATTCCCTAAACGTGAGTGGGGCCGGAACCTTGGTCTTTATTAAAAATAACCCCTCTGGTTTAACGGATAATGACGCGCAGTTGCGCCTGCCGATTTTACTGACAGGCACTGACAACAACCTCTTAGAAACCGAGAACCTTCCTGCAATTAATCCTTCTGAGTTAGGTGAGCAAATTAATCCTGATCAGGCCCAGGCGCAAGAAGTTAAACTTTATTATTATAATGCCCATATTGATCAAGACGAGGCGGGAAATTTAAGGTGTAGTCCTACCGCTTTAGGCAGTGTTAGCCGCGAATTGTCGCCCACCGACACCCCGATAGCGGATACAATTCAGACCTTAATACTGGGTGGACTTGGACAAGCCGAGCTGGATGCCGGTTTAAGCACCGAGTTTCCTCTCCCCGGTTTCGCTCTTAATAGCGCTAATTTAGACAATAATGGAGTTTTAACTTTAGAATTTTCTGATCCGGAAAATAAGTCTAGTGGCGGCTCTTGTCGTGTCGGCATTCTTCGCGCTCAGATTGAAGCGACCGCTAAACAGTTTCCGGAGGTAAAAGAAGTAAATTTTATTCCCGAAACCATTTTTCAACCCTAAATAATTAGTAAAAAAGAAGATTTTAAAAAACGCCTTAATTATTGAGGCGTTTTTTTGTTTTTTTGATTAGCCGGATTATTACCCCGGCCAGGAGCACAAGGGATAAAGTTACCATTGTTAATATATTTAGTTGTTAATGACCTCTGTTTAAGTTACCGTCTTTAGCGCGGGTTGTCAAAACCGGTTCGCACAGCTACCCCGCTTTCTGGTATAATATAAAATATGGCAAAAAAAACACCTCGAACTTTGATCGTCTGCGTTTCCCGGCATCGGGGCAACACCCTTAAAATAGCGAGCGCGCTAGCGGAAGTCTTATCTGCCGACCTTATTTCTCCGGCCGAATTTTCTCCGGAATTGGCGACTTCTTATGATTTATTGGGCTTTGGCTCAGGCGTTTATCGCCAACACTTGGATAGTAAAATTAGAGAAGCGGTTTCTTGGCTTTCTAAAGATTATCAGAGGCCGGTTTTTATATTCTCTACTAGCGCGTCCGGGATTAAAGAGCCGCACCAAGATTTAAAAGCCCATTTTAATGAAATGAACTACCCGCTTATTGGCGAATTTTCTTGCCGGGGCCGAATGACTTATGGCCTGCTCAAATTTTTTGGCGGCATTAATCCGACCCGGCCGAACGCCAGCGATTTAGATGCGGCCGCCTTCTTTGCCCAGGAATTATTAGCTAACCCCCTTTTTAAAAAAATTGATTAAAAATAGAGCTTTACTTGATAAAAACTAAGACTTAGAGTACTCTGGGGAAGTAAAATAAAAATTATATGTCCTATATTTTGCTTAAAAAACTGCATCAAGAGACCGCTTCCTACCTAAATAAGACGGTAACGGTGGCTGGTTGGGTGCGCACGATTCGCTCGTCCAAAGGTTTCGGTTTTATGGATTTAAACGATGGGTCATTTTTTAAAGGCATTCAGGTTGTCTTTGCTGACACTTTGGAGAATTTTGCGGAGATTGAAAAATTAACTATTGGCTCTTCGGTCGAGGTCAGCGGCCTGATGGTTGAATCACCGGCGGTTGGCCAATCTTTTGAATTAAAAGCGGAGGCAATTAAGGTTATTGGTCGCGCTGCTGAGGATTATCCTCTACAAAAGAAAAAGCACAGTTTTGAATTTTTACGAGAAATCGCTCATTTGCGCGGTCGCAGCAACACTTTTTCGGCTGTTTATCGCCTGCGCTCCGAATTAAGTATTGCCATTCATAAATTTTTTCACGATGAAGGGTTCTCTTATGTCCACACCCCGCTTATTTCCGCCTCTGATGCTGAAGGGGCGGGAGAGCTCTTTACTGTTACGACTTTTGATTTAGAAAAACCTTTGCCAAAAAATGCGGCCGGCGAAACCGATTTCAGCCGCGATTTTTTCGGCAAAAAGGCCGGGCTGACGGTGAGCGGCCAGCTGGAAGCGGAGGCCTTAATTGCCGGCCTTAACCGCGTTTATACTTTTGGGCCGACTTTTCGGGCGGAAAATTCTAATACTACTCGACACGCCAGCGAATTCTGGATGATCGAGCCGGAAATGGCCTTTGCCGACTTAACTGCCGATATGGATTTGGCCGAGCGGATGCTTAAATATCTGATTAAGCATGTTTTGACTGCTTTGCCAGAAGAGATGGAATTTTTTAATAAGTTTATTGATCCGGGCTTGAAGGATCGTTTAGAAGCTGTTGTTGCGGCCGGCTTTGTTCGCTTAACTTACACCGAAGCAATCAAACATTTAGAGGCTAGCGGCGAAAAGTTTAACTATCCGGTTAAATGGGGAATTGATTTACAAACCGAGCATGAGCGTTATTTAAGTGAGAAAGTTTTTGGCAGGCCTGTCTTTTTAATTGATTATCCCAAAGACATCAAGGCTTTTTATATGCGCTTAAATGATGATGGGAAAACGGTGGCGGCGATGGATTTATTGGTTCCCGGCATTGGCGAATTAATTGGTGGTAGCCAGCGTGAAGATCGCCTGGAGTTATTACAAGCCCGCCTAAAGGAATTAGGCTTGTCGGAACAAGAATACTATTGGTATTTAGATTTACGAAAGTATGGCAGCGTTCCGCACGCCGGTTTTGGCCTCGGCTTTGAACGCTTAATTATGTATTTATCGGGCATGACCAATATTCGCGATGTGATTCCATTTCCCCGGACGCCGAAAAATTTACACTTTTAATCAGATTTATGAATACTCATCGTCGTCTTTTAACTATCAGCGCTTTTTTATTCTTAGCACTCTTAGTGGTTGGCGGTGTTTTTTTATGGGCAAAAAAAGGAACAACCCCCGCACCTAATGAAAACCGCCTGGTAATTTTAACAACCATCTTTCCTTTAGAAGAGTTGGCGGCGGCCGTGGGTGGTGAGCAGGCCTTAGTTAGCTCCTTATTGCCGGCCGGGGTTGATGTCCATCATTTTGAGCCGCGCCCGAGCGACTTAATAAAACTTCAAGGCGCCGACTTATTTATTTATGGTGGTGAAGTTTTAGAGCCCGGAATGGCGAAGATGTTAAACAGTTTAGAGGTATCGGATTTAGAGATTTTAGACGCCAGCCAAGTCAGTAATTTGATCGCCAGCACTCATGATGAGGAAGCGGATGATCATGATCATTCTGAGTCCATCGACCCTCATTTTTGGTTAGACTTTGAAAATGATGAAAAAATAGTGGTCGCCATTTCTGAAAAATTAAGCATTCTTGATTCCGCTAACACCTTTATTTATCAGGCCCGGGCTGATGATTATCAGAAAAAACTTCAGAATTTAAATATTGCTTACGAATCAGGTTTAAAAAATTGCGCTAGTCGCGAAATTATTTATGGCGGACATTATACTTTTGCTTATTTAGCCGAGCGTTATGATTTGGATTATTTGGCCGCTCAAGGCGTATCGCCGGATGCGGAACCGGGTGCACAAACTTTAATTGATTTGAGTAAACAAGCTGGAAACCAAGCTGATCCCTATGTTTTCTACGAAGCGCAAGAGAGCAGCAAAGTGGCCGCGACCATTGCCGCCGAAAGTGGCGCCAAGCTTCTACCTTTAAGCTCCGGCCATATTTTATCGCCCGCACAAAAAGAGGCGGGCCTGACTTTTATTGAAATCATGGAAAATAATTTAACTAATCTGCGCCAAGGTTTAAATTGCCAATAAAATGACCATCGTTTCTGTCAAAAATTTAACTTTTGCTTATCTAACTAATCCGGTGCTAGAGAATGTTTCTTTTGCGATTGAGGCCGGTGATTTTGTGGCGCTCGCCGGTCCGAATGGAGCCGGCAAAACAACTTTAGTCCGCTTGTTGTTGGGTTTAAATCAGGGGGCGACCGGAGACATCCAGTTATTTGGAAAGCCGTTGGCTAAATTTTCGGACTGGTCAAAGATTGGTTATTTGCCCCAGCGGGTAAACAAGTTTAATCCTTTATTCCCGGCCACGGTTAGCGAAGTTGTTGGCCTAGGTTTCAAAAAACGCGGTCCTAAACATAAAGAAGCGATTAATCGGGCTTTAGAATTTTTAGAAATTGATAATTTACACGACCGGCCGGTGGCTTCGCTTTCCGGCGGTCAGCAACAAAAAGTTTTTTTAGCTCGCGCTTTAGTCAATCAGCCCGAGCTGTTAATTTTAGATGAGCCCAGTAGCGCTTTAGATCCTGAGTCGCGGCACAGTTTTTTCTCCGCGCTTAAAAAACTTAATCAGGAGCAGGGCGTGACGATTATTATGATCACTCACGACAGTGCTTCCGCGGGCGACTACGCCAAAAAATTATTATATTTGGACAAGACACTAATCTTCTTTGATTCCTTCCGGGTTTTTTGCCAGTCTGAGGAAATGCATTCGCGCTTTGGTGGTTTTTTACAGCATTTAATTTGCCACCAGCATCAGGATTAATTTATGGAAATTCTGGATTTTTTAAATTACGGTTTTATTCAGCGCGCTTATTTAGCCGGGGCGGCGGTGGCCGCTTTGAGTGCTATTTTGGGGGTGATTTTAGTTTTGCGCCAACTGTCTTTAATTGGTGATGGTCTCAGCCACATTAGTTTTGGCGCTTTAGCCTTAGGTTTATTTTTAGGGATTTATCCGATTTACGTTGCCCTGCCGGCAGCGATTCTGGCCTCTTGTTTTATTATCGTTTTAAAAGATAAGGCCCAGCTTTATGGCGATGCCGCTATTGCGATTGTTTCGGCGGTTGGCATTGCCGGCGGCGTTATTTTAGCTAGTCTGGCGAGCGGTTTTAATGTTGATCTCTTTTCTTATCTCTTTGGCAATATTCTCGCCATCAGTTCCTCTGAAGTCCTATTATCAATAATTGTGTCTATTTTGGTAATCGCGATTATCGTTTATTTATATCGTGACATTTTGGCGGCCACTTTTGACGAAGAGCTAGCGCAGGTTAGCGGCGTCAAGGTGCGGCGGCTCAATATTATTCTTTCTTCTCTAACCGCCGTTTCTGTGGTTTTGGCGATTAAGGTGGTGGGGGTGATGTTAGTTTCGGCACTGCTGGTGATTCCGGCCGTTTCCGCTTTACAGCTGGCTAAGAGTTTTAAGGCGGCCTTAATTTGGGCCTTACTGTTTGCGGTTATTTCGGTATTAATTGGCGTCTCCTTGTCATTTTTAACTGATTTACCCGCCGGCGCCACAATCGTGATGGTTAATTTCTTCATTTTTGTCTTTTGTTGGTTCGGCCGACAGCTTCCAAAAAATTAGCCAAAAAATAAAGCTTTTCGTCTTTTCCGCCTAAAAATGCTACTATTATTAGAAGTTCGGGCGGTTTTTTTATTTTTAAACATATGAAAAAACAACTAAAAAGAGGGCTTTTGATTTTGATCTTAGCTTTAGGCTTAGGTGTGATATACCTTTTGGTGAATTATATTTCGGAGGGGGAATCAGATTTAGGAATTGAGACCCCCTCACTAGTAGAATCAAAAATAAAAAAAGAAACTCTTAGCCCTGAGATGGCGACTTTTATTGAGGCTCGTCAGGCCTTGCCGACAAATAGCGAGGTAGCGTCTCTGCTCGCGGTGGGTGATCTCTCTTTTTCTCGAGGGGTGGAGCGGATGATTATTAAAAATGATAATTTTGAATATCCCTTTACCGAGTTGGGCGATTTTTTAAGTCAGGCCGATATTACTTTTGGCAATTTAGAAACGCCGCTGACTCCGGGGCGCGTCATTCAAAGCGGGGAGATGATTTTTCGTTCTGACCCCAAGATGGCCAAGATTTTAAGCGATCAAGGCTTTGATATTGTTTCTTTAGCCAATAATCATACTCCGAATTTTGGCGCCCAAGGGATGCGTGACACTTTTAACTATTTAGATGAAGCCGGGGTGGCTTATGTCGGTGCCGGCGAAGATGGCCCGCGCGCTTATGCGCCGGTTTATCTAGAAAAGAAGGGAATTAAATTTGCCTTTATTGCTCATAATGATTCCGATGTTGTCCCCGCTTATTACCGGGCTGATGAAAAAGGCCCCGGCACAGCGCTAATTGACGAGGCGGAATTAAAAGCTGCGATTACGGTTGCTAAAGAAGAAGCGGATTTGGTGATTGTTTCAATGCATTCTGGCACTGAGTACGTACCTGGTCCCAACAGTCGGCAAACTAAATTTGCGCGGGCGGCCATTGATTACGGTGCGGATTTAGTTATTGGCCATCACCCGCATGTTATTCAGACCGTAGAAAAATATAAAGATAAATACATTTTTTATAGTTTAGGAAATTTTGTTTTTGATCAATCCTGGTCGCAGGAAACGGCCGATAGTTTAGCGGCCAAATTTTATTTTACTAAAGACGGCTTAGTTAGTTTTACGCTCCATCCTTTACGAATGTATCAATTAGCCCAGCCGGCACCGGCGGCCGAAGTGGATGCGGCGAGAATTTTGGCGCGCCTGGATTGGCCGCTTACCGAAGCCAATAATTATACTTGGCAGGGCGGGGAATTGAGTTTGGATTTAGAAACGGCGGTCTTGGTTAATTCTATGGCTTCTGGTAATTTTGAGAAAAAAGAAGCGGCCGATTTAAATCATGATGATATTGATGAAGAATATTCTTTAGAATCCGGGCGTTTAGTGGCGCGGCAGGGTGACGAGATTTTATGGCAAACCCCGGAAACCTGGTGGGTGGAAGATTTTGTCGTTGGCGATAGTAACCATGATGATCAAGCAGAGGTAGCAATTGCTTTGTGGCGCTCTGGTGATTTTAATTCCACTAATTCTTTTTGGCCCAGTCGTCAATCAGAAAATCTAACGGTGCGACAATTTTTGTTAGTCTTACAATCCGATGTTAATGGCTTTAAACCTTTTTGGGTGTCCGAAGCTCTTGAGACGCCTCAATGTTCATTATCTTTAAAAGATGTTGATGATGATGGTTATCAAGAACTAGTTAGTGTAACCGGCGATTATCAAACTTCTCCGGTCTGCCAGCCGCAACAAGTTAATGTTTGGCGCTGGAGTAGTTGGGGCTTTGTTCCTGAATGGCAAAGCGAATTTTTAGGTGATTGGCTTAACTCTGGTTTGGCTGGGGAAGAATTAGTTTCCGACTCCGCCGTTGATTAGGCATTGGCTTTTTTTGAAAAACTTGATAATCTAGAGAAATTGGAGAGGTGCCAGAGCGGTCGAATGGAACAGTCTTGAAAACTGTCGTCGGTGAAAGCCGACCGTGGGTTCGAATCCCACCCTCTCCGCCAAGACAATTTATTATCGGAGTCAACTCATTTGTCTATGACGAATGTGTGACCCGAGTGCTTTAAAAAAATCGCTCTCTGGGCGATTTTTTTTTATAATTACTTTGGCTATCAACATATTGTTGATTAATTTAAACCATATGAAAACCATTAAATGGTCAGCTCGAATAATCTCATTATGTATTTTGGTGTTTGCTTTGCCGTTTTATTTCGGTTACGGCAATCCATTGCCATTTGCTAATCCAAATTATTCTCTATGGGAGAATATTGCCTTATCTATGATGCCATTGGTTTTTATCGGTTTGGCTTTAGGTTGGAAATATCCAAAAATTGCAGGGTGGCTTATTATTGTTGCGATTGTAATAGGTTTTGTTGTTGGGATTTTAACAGAAGCAAATCTTAGTATTAACTTAGCTGTCCCTATTATTCCAGGGATTTTATATTTGATAGACGGATATAAAAGACATGAATAAAAATATCAAAATAATGCTTTCCGCCCTGGCCATATTGCTTGGAATATTCTTTATTATATTCGGCGGATATGATGACAGTCCTGGACTACAAGGAATCGGTCTTATTTTAATAGTTGCCATTGTCGTTATTTTGATCAGAGGCAAGAGGAAAAAATAACCACTATGATTTTTGAGAAAGCGACTTTAGAAAATAATTATTTTCGTAAAGTTCTTTATTCCGGGAAACATAGCCAATTAGTTTTGATGTCTTTAAAACCTAAGGAAGAAATCGGTTTAGAAATTCATCCTGAAAATGATCAATTTTTCCGTTTTGAACAAGGCCAAGGAAAATGCATCATCGATGGTAACGAATATTTAGTTGAAGATGGTTCAGCCATAATTGTTCCGGCCGGGGCCGAACATAATATTATAAACGTCTCTGCAACAGAAGAATTAAAACTTTATACTATTTATTCTCCCGCTCATCATAAAGATCAAATTGTCAGATTAACCAAGGAAGAGGCGGAAGCTAATGATGAAGAATTTGATGGCCAAACGACGGAATAGCATTTTAATTTATTAAAATTAATAAAAATGGAATCCGATAAAATTAAAAATTGTTTATTGGTCTTTTTCCGGAAAAGGCGGTGTTGGTAAATCGACTGTAGCTGTAAATTTAGCTATGACTTTAGCTAATAAGGGATTAAAAGTTGGATTGCTTGATGCTGACATTCATGGACCTAATTTAGCCTTAATGTTTGGTGTAACCAAAAATAAAATTTTTTCTTGCGGTGAAGATTTTATTTTGCCTGTTAAAATAAATTAAGAAAAATAATCAAACCAGAGGGGCTGGTATTTTTAAACGATGGACTAAAAAGGTTAGAAAATGATAAACAGCAGTCATGGCAATAAGTTTTTTTATATTTTCTTGACAGTTTTTTTCAATCCCGATAATCTTAATTCAGATATAATTTAAAATTAATCTCTTTTTATAGTTCGTAATTAAATAGCGGCCAGCCATTGTCTTAAGGAAAAAGACAACTTTTTTACTATTCAAACCGTTTGAGCCGCTAAAAATAAATCATTCTTATGAAGAAAATATTTCATCTTTCTGGCCTTCATTGTGCCAGTTGTGAGCTTTTAATTGAGGATAGTATTAAAGAAAATATAAAGGATGCTCAGGTAAATGTCTCTTATCGCCGCGGTACTTTAAAGATTGCCGCTCCGGCAATTAATGACAATCGTGTAAAAAAGATTGTTGAACAGTGCGGCTATCAGGTTTTATCTGATACGAAAAAGCCTGATGTTAAAAAGTTAAGACAAAAAGACTGGTGGCAAATTCTCGCTGTTTTTGCCGGGATTGCCTTGATGATTTATTTTATTTCTTTTTTTAAACTCACTGAATTTATTCCTGATCTAAATCAAGAAATTAGTTTCACCCTCGCTTTTTTCATTGGTATCGTTGCGTCCCTGTCTACCTGTTTAGCAATTGTTGGCGGCCTGGTAATTAGCTTGTCCGCTGGCCTTAAAACTGATAGTAACGGCAAGACCTCTTTAAGAGATAGAAGCCGACCGCAAATTTATTTTCAAATTGGCCGAATAGTTGGTTTTTTTATTCTCGGCGGTTTGCTTGGCGTTATCGGTAAAGGGTTGCAATACTCGCCGTCTGTGTCTGGATTCTTAATGATTCTAGCGGCTGTAATTATGCTCTATGTCGGGTTAAATATTCTCGGCCTTGTTCCCAGTATTACCAAGCTTGGCGTTTATTTACCCAAAAAATGGAGCCGCAGAATTTTGAATATTAACGCCGGTCATAACCCCGCTGTAATCACTTTACTTGGAGCGTTAACTTTTTTCTTGCCTTGCGGTTTTACGCAGTCAATGCAATTAACGGCGGTGGCGTCTGGAAATTTTTGGTCCGGGGCCTTGATTATGGCTTTTTTTGCCCTCGGCACTAGCCCGATTTTATTTTCTGTGGGCCTCGGGGCGAACTACGCTCAAGGTGATCGCTTCAACTTAGCGAAAAAAATAATTGCCGCCATTATTATTGTTTTTGGATTCTACTCTTTAAATAGCGGCTTAATCTTGTCTGGGGCTAATTTTCCCGTTGAACCTTTAAAGGCGTTTTCAGGGATTAAAACGGCCCTGATTCAGGATGAGCCAGTCGAGGATTATCAAACTGTCCAGCTAGATATTAATAACGGCTTCGTACAGAAAGAATTTAGAATCAAAAAAGGTGTTCCGGTTAAATTTGTTGTTAACGCTATTCGCGTCAATGGCTGTAGTGATGAAGTTATTATTAGACGTCTAAATTTAACTACCGGAAAATTAAAAAATGGTGACCGCGCCGTCTTGGAATTCACACCTACTAAGACTGGAGTTATTCCTTTTTCTTGCTGGATGGGAATGATAAACGGTCGCTTTATTGTAGAAGAATAAATATATGACAAAAATAAGTTTAGATATTAGTGGCATGACTTGCGCTTCTTGTTCTGCCTATATTCAAAAAACATTAGCTAAAGATCCGCGCATCCTGGAGTCTCAGGTTAGCCTAGCGACCAATAAGGCCTTTATTTCCTTTGTTGAAGATAAAATTTCTACTGCAGAAATTATTAACCTCATAAAGAAGTCTGGTTACGGCGCTAGCCTGCCAAAGTTGAGCATTGAAAATAAAAACGACCCCGTTAAGAAGCGCTTAAAGATTTTCTCAATTTCTCTATTTTTTGGTTTACCGCTCTTTTACCTTTCAATGGGCGGAATGTTTTCTTGGCCTTTACCAAACATCACCACTTTAGAGAATTATCTCTGGCAATTA
This window of the Candidatus Parcubacteria bacterium genome carries:
- a CDS encoding zinc ABC transporter substrate-binding protein (Derived by automated computational analysis using gene prediction method: Protein Homology. GO_function: GO:0046872 - metal ion binding [Evidence IEA]), which produces MNTHRRLLTISAFLFLALLVVGGVFLWAKKGTTPAPNENRLVILTTIFPLEELAAAVGGEQALVSSLLPAGVDVHHFEPRPSDLIKLQGADLFIYGGEVLEPGMAKMLNSLEVSDLEILDASQVSNLIASTHDEEADDHDHSESIDPHFWLDFENDEKIVVAISEKLSILDSANTFIYQARADDYQKKLQNLNIAYESGLKNCASREIIYGGHYTFAYLAERYDLDYLAAQGVSPDAEPGAQTLIDLSKQAGNQADPYVFYEAQESSKVAATIAAESGAKLLPLSSGHILSPAQKEAGLTFIEIMENNLTNLRQGLNCQ
- a CDS encoding metal ABC transporter permease (Derived by automated computational analysis using gene prediction method: Protein Homology. GO_component: GO:0043190 - ATP-binding cassette (ABC) transporter complex [Evidence IEA]; GO_process: GO:0030001 - metal ion transport [Evidence IEA]; GO_process: GO:0055085 - transmembrane transport [Evidence IEA]), coding for MEILDFLNYGFIQRAYLAGAAVAALSAILGVILVLRQLSLIGDGLSHISFGALALGLFLGIYPIYVALPAAILASCFIIVLKDKAQLYGDAAIAIVSAVGIAGGVILASLASGFNVDLFSYLFGNILAISSSEVLLSIIVSILVIAIIVYLYRDILAATFDEELAQVSGVKVRRLNIILSSLTAVSVVLAIKVVGVMLVSALLVIPAVSALQLAKSFKAALIWALLFAVISVLIGVSLSFLTDLPAGATIVMVNFFIFVFCWFGRQLPKN
- a CDS encoding flavodoxin family protein (Derived by automated computational analysis using gene prediction method: Protein Homology. GO_function: GO:0010181 - FMN binding [Evidence IEA]), coding for MAKKTPRTLIVCVSRHRGNTLKIASALAEVLSADLISPAEFSPELATSYDLLGFGSGVYRQHLDSKIREAVSWLSKDYQRPVFIFSTSASGIKEPHQDLKAHFNEMNYPLIGEFSCRGRMTYGLLKFFGGINPTRPNASDLDAAAFFAQELLANPLFKKID
- a CDS encoding hypothetical protein (Derived by automated computational analysis using gene prediction method: GeneMarkS-2+.), giving the protein MTEVEAKKFLAVDAQPTYFIGWSVLEHKQSDWTGFNPKQVNLYQSPRQQNGGLSGLDLQKELASALILNGNVLDYLLSQPRIIPEEWECKKIFFAGTVYQNCHGDYFIRYLIGCRHNWFWGYQNLEDKISADSYVAIGFCP
- the asnS gene encoding asparagine--tRNA ligase (Derived by automated computational analysis using gene prediction method: Protein Homology. GO_function: GO:0004816 - asparagine-tRNA ligase activity [Evidence IEA]; GO_function: GO:0005524 - ATP binding [Evidence IEA]; GO_process: GO:0006421 - asparaginyl-tRNA aminoacylation [Evidence IEA]), producing the protein MSYILLKKLHQETASYLNKTVTVAGWVRTIRSSKGFGFMDLNDGSFFKGIQVVFADTLENFAEIEKLTIGSSVEVSGLMVESPAVGQSFELKAEAIKVIGRAAEDYPLQKKKHSFEFLREIAHLRGRSNTFSAVYRLRSELSIAIHKFFHDEGFSYVHTPLISASDAEGAGELFTVTTFDLEKPLPKNAAGETDFSRDFFGKKAGLTVSGQLEAEALIAGLNRVYTFGPTFRAENSNTTRHASEFWMIEPEMAFADLTADMDLAERMLKYLIKHVLTALPEEMEFFNKFIDPGLKDRLEAVVAAGFVRLTYTEAIKHLEASGEKFNYPVKWGIDLQTEHERYLSEKVFGRPVFLIDYPKDIKAFYMRLNDDGKTVAAMDLLVPGIGELIGGSQREDRLELLQARLKELGLSEQEYYWYLDLRKYGSVPHAGFGLGFERLIMYLSGMTNIRDVIPFPRTPKNLHF
- a CDS encoding Gmad2 immunoglobulin-like domain-containing protein (Derived by automated computational analysis using gene prediction method: Protein Homology.); translation: MKKLLFGGTLLLLAFMLSACGSAPDQNNLSGGCSKETKTCADGSVVTRTGENCEFTPCPEEAAASDMIRVFNPGAGEVITRPLQIIGEARGPWFFEASFLIQLLDGKGNLIGQTIATAESDWMTEDYVPFSALMEYSLNVSGAGTLVFIKNNPSGLTDNDAQLRLPILLTGTDNNLLETENLPAINPSELGEQINPDQAQAQEVKLYYYNAHIDQDEAGNLRCSPTALGSVSRELSPTDTPIADTIQTLILGGLGQAELDAGLSTEFPLPGFALNSANLDNNGVLTLEFSDPENKSSGGSCRVGILRAQIEATAKQFPEVKEVNFIPETIFQP
- a CDS encoding metal ABC transporter ATP-binding protein (Derived by automated computational analysis using gene prediction method: Protein Homology. GO_function: GO:0005524 - ATP binding [Evidence IEA]; GO_function: GO:0016887 - ATP hydrolysis activity [Evidence IEA]; GO_function: GO:0042626 - ATPase-coupled transmembrane transporter activity [Evidence IEA]; GO_function: GO:0140359 - ABC-type transporter activity [Evidence IEA]); this translates as MTIVSVKNLTFAYLTNPVLENVSFAIEAGDFVALAGPNGAGKTTLVRLLLGLNQGATGDIQLFGKPLAKFSDWSKIGYLPQRVNKFNPLFPATVSEVVGLGFKKRGPKHKEAINRALEFLEIDNLHDRPVASLSGGQQQKVFLARALVNQPELLILDEPSSALDPESRHSFFSALKKLNQEQGVTIIMITHDSASAGDYAKKLLYLDKTLIFFDSFRVFCQSEEMHSRFGGFLQHLICHQHQD